One stretch of Zingiber officinale cultivar Zhangliang chromosome 6B, Zo_v1.1, whole genome shotgun sequence DNA includes these proteins:
- the LOC121991841 gene encoding zinc finger CCCH domain-containing protein 2-like, which translates to MMVGGEAGRHRDLLARVPPWSSHLDDPIGYCRAACGVGVYSLGDSAALAASLQRYLPCNGDLIEEEEEEGEAEDEPYRDVDLYSSDEFRMYDFKVRRCVRRRSHDWTECPFAHPGEKARRRDPRKYHYSGTSCPEFRKGGCKRGDACEFAHGVFECWLHPARYRTQPCKDGTACRRRVCFFAHTADQLRVLSQQQQQQMTPTKPASVGIESYDGSPLRQIAVENYITNQRLSSSPTSTLMSSPLSAPSDSPPASPNTAAFLRASWPPGTSINDVVASLRQLQISKANSLPSSWGLQTGNGRFFSSPRGKSGFSSLPTTPTALTSEMGWFDGADATYPNAEEPAERVESGRALRAKIFEKLSKECVVDRSGPASPAAAATPNVDWVSELVK; encoded by the coding sequence ATGATGGTGGGAGGGGAAGCTGGTCGTCACCGAGATCTGTTGGCGCGCGTTCCGCCTTGGTCTTCGCACTTGGACGATCCGATCGGCTATTGCCGTGCCGCCTGTGGTGTCGGGGTTTACTCGCTCGGCGACTCCGCCGCCCTCGCTGCGTCGCTGCAGAGGTACTTGCCTTGCAACGGCGACTTgatcgaggaggaggaggaagagggggaggcggAGGATGAACCTTACCGCGACGTGGACTTGTACTCCTCCGACGAGTTCCGGATGTATGATTTTAAGGTCCGGCGGTGCGTGCGCCGCCGCTCCCACGACTGGACAGAGTGCCCCTTTGCGCATCCGGGAGAGAAGGCGCGCCGCCGTGATCCCCGGAAGTACCACTACTCCGGGACGTCCTGTCCCGAGTTCCGCAAGGGCGGATGCAAGCGCGGCGACGCCTGTGAGTTCGCGCACGGGGTGTTTGAGTGCTGGCTCCATCCCGCGCGCTACCGCACCCAGCCGTGCAAAGACGGCACCGCCTGTCGCCGCCGCGTCTGCTTCTTCGCTCATACCGCGGATCAGCTCCGCGTCCTctcgcagcagcagcagcagcagatgACGCCGACGAAGCCGGCCAGCGTAGGCATCGAGTCGTATGACGGCTCTCCGCTACGCCAAATTGCGGTGGAAAACTACATAACCAACCAACGCCTCTCGTCTTCACCGACCTCGACGCTAATGTCTTCTCCTCTCTCCGCGCCATCAGATTCCCCTCCGGCCTCGCCCAACACGGCGGCGTTCCTGAGGGCGTCGTGGCCACCCGGCACATCCATCAACGACGTCGTGGCTTCTCTGCGCCAGCTGCAGATCAGCAAGGCGAACTCTCTACCCAGCTCCTGGGGACTACAAACAGGTAACGGCCGTTTCTTCAGCTCTCCCAGAGGCAAATCCGGTTTCAGCAGTCTGCCGACGACTCCCACCGCCTTGACCAGCGAAATGGGGTGGTTCGACGGCGCGGATGCGACCTATCCGAACGCGGAAGAGCCAGCGGAGAGGGTGGAGTCCGGGAGAGCTCTGAGGGCCAAGATATTCGAGAAGCTAAGCAAGGAGTGCGTGGTGGATAGATCCGGCCCCGCTTCCCCGGCGGCAGCAGCAACGCCGAACGTCGATTGGGTTTCCGAACTggtcaaataa